The window GGTGTGGGAAGGAGTTACATCTATGGTTTAAAGTCAGCTGTGGCCAAACGCTGAATGCCAAATTAAAATCAGGATATTTATTGCCACTTGTTTTATGATCCTATTTGTGCATACGAACATTTAAAAGTGACCATATCACTGTGTCCCAAGAAGTCTGTTAGACAGGAGTGGGTtggaggtggagaggagagaaggaacttAGGAGATGCCACAAAAAAGCCATTATGTTTACCTGTGAAAGTGTTTGTGATTATATGCACACCGTTTGCATTTGAATAAATTGTTTCAGCTGTATTTGTCCCACTTATATAAAGTCAAGAGATAATTTGTCATGCTTTTCTGTGCCTGAACTGGAAAGGAAGCATTTTTCCAAGGTAACTAATCTGGATCTCATTTTGTAATACTGACAGCTTATTCAGGTAGACGATGAATGCTGGGTGCATTTTTCTGTCTGTAGCATAAATGCCAAAATGCCCATTAGAGGATCTGAGAACAGTACTGGCCCTGCTCTACAGTGTTTAAGAGTCTCAGGTTCTCCTGCATGTTTCCTCTCACAGCTCCCTTAGGATTCAATTCACCAGGCATTATTCATGCATGACTCCCACTGACTCCTGGGAATTTGTTTCTCATGGATTCACCATTGACAGTTTTATACACTCTGTTCTTGTTCTGCTACTAGGTTTGTCCTAGGTCACTGGGGTGGTTCATTTTGCCTAAAATCTGATAGAGAAGAAGTTAAGCTTCGTTTGACCACAAGATTATGTTTAGGGCGGAATGGCTTGTCAATGCCCTGCATTTCTTTTCTATACAAGACTGTAATTCTTAAACCACTGTGTGATCAggtctgttttcttttaatagattCTGTGACTTTGGAAAATGAAGGCAAGCCTGGCTACAgagctttgttcatttttaggtATTTGCTTTAGGAATTAGCATGGTTTCACTATTCAGTATCCCTGGCCACAGATTGCATGGAAAACCCTTTGTCATCCTTCCAGCTGGTATTCAGAACGTTTTATCTCCACAAACTTTCCCACTGTTTCTTTCTGTCATTACTGTTTATAGTGGTCACAGGAGTTCACATGTTGTGCAATAGTTTATACACTGTGCTACGGATTAGATTTTCCCTCCCAGCACTTACTTGCTGTAGCAGTTATATCAGTCTCCCAAACACTTGCCCTCTTGAGGAGACCTGTGTTGTTGCACTTTCGAAGACTAAGCTGCAGACAGAAAAGAAAGTAGTCTGGTGCTGGGTCTCCAAGCAGATGAGTGTTGTTTGCACATCTGATAATGTGCACTGCTCCTTCCCTGTGAGGTTAGTAGTGAGCTTATGAAGTGGCAGCATGCTCATGAGGTCTGTTTTTAGGCAGTGGACAGCGGGACAGTGGCTCATGTTAAATGATGGAACATGAAATGTGTAATCCTCTTGTAGGTCAGATATACAGCGTTGGAACAGGAATACAGTTTCCATATTACTAAGCATGGTGAAAAAAGTATTTGCCTACCTTAATTTTCCATTCTGCTTTGCCAGTTAGGTGAAGTGATGCATAAAAATACTTAGCTGAGaactttaaaagataaatatgtgTCTGAAGAATTCTTATCCTGTAAAGGCTTATTCCTAAAAATGAAATGTTGTAGActtaaattttcttcatttagaTTTGCATATAATCAGCTAAGACTTGGAAATCTTCATTCCTTATTTGAGGTGCAAGTTTTCCAGACAGTTCTATAAGGATAAGGTGATTCATTTGTAAAGAGAGAATTTAGAGTTATGCAACCCATTTAGTTAACTTCCCAGTTGTGAGCTTATggatgtttttttattatatctgCTTACATTCTATAGAATGTTTATATTTCAATAACTTAAATGGGCATGACACAGGCTTACCAAAGAGTTTATAAAAAGAGTAgcaataattatttgttttctggGGAATTATTCTGTGATCAGGTGAGCTGAGAAATTAATGCAAAGCCACCAACCTAATTTTAAAGCATCACAGTTATTCTTGGTGCACTGTTAGTTGGGAAGGATGAGGGAAGGTGTGAGTGCCTCAGCAGAGGCACTTAGTGAGCAAGCAGTAGGGTCAGTTCCCACTCCCACTTTCTGGAGAGCATTCACACCCAGCCATGCTCCACTCCACCGCCCTCTGCTGGAGGCCATTGTTTCCTCTGATGACTGACCAGGGAAGTCTTGTCACTCAGATAAGCAGAGATGAACGTGAtctctgaaattttctttttatttttccccaatgcCTCCCCTCTCCATAATTTCATGAATAGGAGCTCCTGCCTGGGCAGTACAGGAGAGCACAGACGCTGTCTGTAAACATTATGCCTGACCTGTACTTTTGTAACCCTAGAAAATAATCAAATCAGAGCATGCTGGATCTGAaaagaccagagcagaaaatACTACAGAGATCACCTGGTATTCATAACAGTTTTTAAACCACCCTAAACACACATGTGGTAAAGGAGTGAGCAATTTATGAAGCTGTAAGTTGAATATGATGTCAGTTTAAACCCACCTGAGAACACACAGTTTTATATCTCAATTTCTGATCAGGTATTTTCAAAAAAACCAAATCAGTGTGGAATAATTTGACCTGCATTAATCCCTAAATCtgaatttaagttttttaaaatgcagttttataGCTTTCAGAGATACATAGAAACTTGAATCAAGATAGAACATGTAAGAACAAGGTTGTACCCCACCACAAGTTAATGAATAGATTTAAGTAATAATATAGGGACCTTGTAAGCAATGTGTTAAACTAGTAGGATTACTGTGTTTTGAGGTATTTGAAAACCTTATTTCTAAGGGATTAGAGCTTAAGCCAGCCCTGTAGAATTAAAGTTGTAAGGACTCTGAATTAGTTTATTATCTAATACTCATTAGATAATATCTACCTAGAACAGTAATTTTCTGTGGTAGACTCTTCAGCATTCTCCAGCAGTACTGCGTGATTTATCAGTGCTCCCAGAGGCCCTTGGCTTATTCATCCATCATTTTGCTGAAGAGCAAATTCGATCTTTTATGTTGAGGGGCTGGAGTCTAGCTGACTGCCCAGCGCTCACACCCAAGACCAGACACGTTCTCATTTCAACGTGCCCACTAACTTTTGTGAACTGGTTTCTAAAAACATTGTTTCTTTTTGAATggaagatattttaaagaaacaacatAAAGAGGTATGCCACAGTGGCACTGGTGGCACTTGTGAAATGAGGCATGCTTCAGGGcattgaaagtattttttaaacaggAGTTTACTACAGGCAAATCACTTGGAAAAGTGAAATTAGAGTTAATTTTGCCCAAGAGAGGGTTAATTCATTAATGCAAAGTTCCTAGATAGATCCTAGTTGCAAAAGTCTGGCCTGCTCTTCTCTTCCCTGACACCCTTGCCAGTGGACTCGTTCAGTGTTGGATAGGTGGATGGAGCTAACGACAGATGCCACTGGAGTCAATCTGCTGCAGTGGGTAACTCAAACTCTGCATGCCCCGAAGCCAGTTAGCATACAAATTTCAGGTTTGGGATTTAAAGATGCATGACATAGATAATAATATGAGCATATTTTAACTGTTGTGTTTGTCGTGCACATCAAAAGTATTATCTACAGCTTATGATAATATCTAGTATAATACTATCTCATCTCCTACTTTCTTTCCCCTAAGAATCATATTTAATCATATTTTGAAAACAGCAATACTTGGCAGCTTGCACTTCTGTCTGGGTTCCGGGTTCTCTTTCTTAAGATAAGCTGGAGTAAGACTTGGCCTACCACATCTGCTGCTCAGTGTTGGCAGGTTTTAACATTCTCCACACTAGtcgaaggaagggggggtggtgtcTAGGGGGCCAAGATACAGCCCTGTGGGAGATACATGATTCCTCCTAGCATATATCCCACTTGGCAGGGATTCTGGTGTGGGGGCATTTAGTCACCTAGACAGCAACTTACATAGCGAAAAAGCTGTCCAAGCTCCAGGTATGTCCGAGAGCTGGGCCCTCCCCGGGAGATGGAGATTATCAGATACAGAGCCATCCCCCAAAGTCTCCTAAAGTATTGTCCTCACCACACTTACCTGTAAAATTCCTGTTGGGGAGGAGGCCTCTACTAACCTTAGCATCCCTTCCCTCATCCACTTAGACCTTTCTGTCTGGACAGTAACCTCAAACGTGTGTGCACATGATGTCAAGGATTTAGAGAAAGAAGTAGATGTACTTCCTCCCCACAAAAGGGCCCAGAGATCCTTCCTATTTGGAAAAATGGAGAGAAGCAGTTTCAAGGACTCAGGAAATCCCAAGGAATTGGCTTTTCTAGGACCTCATTGCTTTCTCCCTGACAGAAATAGAATCAAAGACAAGCAAAAAGACCCCAGCGGTGGGTGGGGCGCCCACATGTTTTAGAAATGTAGCCTGTGGATATTGGGGATTTCGATTGGCACGCTCGCCTGGACTAGATCAGCTCATTGGGATCTTTCAGTTTTGTGTAAAAGAGCACAGAAGGTATCCCAGAGTTGCCAATGAGTCTGTACTCTTGAAGAGGGAAAGGGCGAGACTAATGAAACAATTTCTGCCTGACTCCTGCTACATTCCACCAGCCTCTTGAGACCTAACTCCTCTTGTCCCAGCTTGGGGATTTGGGTTATGAATGAACTACCCCACCTCCTAAGTCAGCTTCTGTTGAACTAAAGGTTCAGAGTCAGTCAGAGCCAACTGATGTTTGAACATTTGTGAAAGCACTACTTACCATCTTGTACTTTCTTGTTTTCTGGTGGGGGTGATTGATCTCCATCTTTAAACATAGCTTTCGGGATAAAATCCAAACTCATCATTTCATGTACACAGCCCTTGGTAACCCCAGCCTCCCTCCGTTCCACCCCTGCTAAGCTAAGCGTAGTTCTGAGATGACGCGCACTGCTGCAGGTCTCCCTGCCTTGCCCAGTGTCGTTTCCTCTAAGAGGACCCTTCACTCTGACTTAACATCGTGTCGTGTCTCTTCAGCTCCAGCACCCACCTCCGGCCTCACCTCCCCTGGAACCTCTCCCCTGTCCTTACCGCCATACCTGATCCCATGCCCTTTGTCTGAGCTGCCTCCTCACCCCCATGCACCTCCATTAACACGCAGCATGCATCATtcaaaaaattatgttttgaGCCACAATAATCATTCACTCACTCTTCCACTAATACAAGCATTCATTCAGTAAATCTGTATTGAGTGCTAGCATAAGCCCATATTCAAGACTAGCTGGGACCACAGATAAAAAGACCTgtaagccttggccagttggctcagtggatagagtgtcatcccgacttgtgatgtcctgggttcaatccccagtcagagcacacaggaaaagccatcatctgcttcttccctctttcctcgcCCCCTTagctctctctcttccgctctcgcagccagtggcttggctggTCCGAGCACTGGCTCcaatgctgaggatagcttggttgatttgagcatcggcgctagacaggggttgccaggtggatcccagtaggggtgcatgaaggagtttgtctctctatctcccctcctctcacttaaaaaaaaaaaaagacccgaAAAAGTAACCCACAGTCACAATCATACTGTGATCGACCTTTGACAGAGGTCTTGGTAGTCAAAACCAAGGTAAGACAAAACCCCAAGGAAGAaggaatattttgtttgttagaggCTTGACTAGTCTGGCCTTAAATTTATAACAGTTAAGTTTGCTCTAAAttgcaaaaaagaataaaaaaaagtctcatcCCCTTCTGAATGCACTGGCTGTTTAGAGGCGGCGAAAGCCCCTGTCCATGTGACGCTGTGACACTGCCCTCTGTGATGCCTTGTCACTCAGTAAACGGAGTAATTTAAATGTACCCTCTACGTGAGCAAGTTGCTCTGGTGATGCTCCAAGTTCACGCTATAATGAgaatgagaggaaagaaagaaaggcaggggcatgagggagagaggaaaataatGAAGGTTTAGTAGGAAGCACAAAGAAGGCTCAAAATTACTCAGAAATTGGGGCCGGTCCATCAGTTCATCTGGGGATTAGTGACCCCACACACCCTGCCCTGCAATCATTAGGGGCATcataaacataaaagaatgaaCACCCAGTTTCATTTTGGGCACCCAGCCACGGGAATGTTCCAAGGTCAAGCCCTTGCATTGTAAGTGAGACCATTATCTAGGGATTCCTCTCCACACCCTGATTCCTGAGGAGGCTTTACATACTCAGAAACAATGACAGGCATGCCGCTGACTGTGTCTGCAGTCAACGAGTGCCTGGCCCAGCACTCGCCCCTTGCCCTCCTGACCCGCTTGTCTTTCTTCCCACAGAGAGTGGTGCTCAGCATGGCGGGGATTccagggctcctcctcctcctcctcctcctcttcctctgtgcTGTCGGCCAGGTGAGCCTCTCCACTGCCCATTGGAAACCCACTTGGCCTGCTTACCACCTCCCTATCGTCTTGCCCCAGTCCACTCTCCACTTGCCCAAGCCAGACTTTGGAGCCAAAGCCAAATTGGAAGTGTCTTCCTCCTGTGGACCCCAGTGTCACAAGGGAACTCCACTGCCCACTTACGAAGAGGTCAAGCAGTACCTGTCTTATGAAACGCTCTATGCCAATGGCAGCCGCACAGAAACACAGGTGGGCATCTATGTCATCAGCGGTGGTGGGGGCGCGTCTTCTGGAAAGTCTAGGAGGAAGCGACAGATTTATGGTTACGACAGCAGGTTCAGCATTTTTGGGAAGGACTTCCTGCTCAACTACCCCTTCTCAACATCGGTGAAGTTATCCACAGGCTGCACGGGCACCCTGGTGTCAGAGAAGCACGTCCTCACAGCTGCCCACTGCATACATGATGGGAAAACCTACGTGAAAGGAACCCAGAAACTTCGGGTGGGCTTCCTGAAGCCCA is drawn from Saccopteryx leptura isolate mSacLep1 chromosome 1, mSacLep1_pri_phased_curated, whole genome shotgun sequence and contains these coding sequences:
- the PRSS23 gene encoding serine protease 23 produces the protein MAGIPGLLLLLLLLFLCAVGQVSLSTAHWKPTWPAYHLPIVLPQSTLHLPKPDFGAKAKLEVSSSCGPQCHKGTPLPTYEEVKQYLSYETLYANGSRTETQVGIYVISGGGGASSGKSRRKRQIYGYDSRFSIFGKDFLLNYPFSTSVKLSTGCTGTLVSEKHVLTAAHCIHDGKTYVKGTQKLRVGFLKPKFKDGGRQANNSSSAMPEKMKFQWIRVKRTHVPKGWIKGNANDIGMDYDYALLELKKLHNRKFMKIGVSPSAKQLPGGRIHFSGYDNDRLGNLVYRFCDVKDETYDLLYQQCDAQPGASGSGVYVRMWKRQQQKWERKIIGIFSGHQWVDMNGSPQDFNVAVRITPLKYAQICYWIKGNYRDCREG